A stretch of Desulfitobacterium dichloroeliminans LMG P-21439 DNA encodes these proteins:
- the rplJ gene encoding 50S ribosomal protein L10 produces MPNIEEKALVVAEIKEKFQNSTGVVLADYRGLTVAQVTQLRAQLREAGVDYRVLKNTMVRRAAHEVGIEGLDGYLEGPTAVAFSADPVAPAKVLAEFLKATKVKTFAIKAGVVEGKVIDEAGVKALAELPSREVLLAQVLRGMQAPLVGMANVLQGPIRKMGYALEEVRKLKEAQA; encoded by the coding sequence ATGCCAAATATCGAAGAAAAAGCACTGGTGGTTGCTGAGATTAAGGAAAAGTTCCAAAACTCAACAGGGGTTGTTCTCGCCGATTATCGCGGTTTGACCGTTGCCCAAGTCACACAATTACGTGCTCAATTGCGTGAAGCTGGTGTAGACTACCGCGTCTTAAAAAACACCATGGTGCGCCGTGCAGCTCATGAAGTCGGTATTGAAGGTTTAGATGGATATCTTGAAGGACCTACAGCCGTTGCGTTCAGTGCTGATCCGGTGGCTCCTGCTAAAGTATTAGCTGAATTTCTTAAGGCGACAAAGGTTAAGACATTCGCTATTAAAGCGGGTGTGGTTGAAGGAAAAGTCATTGATGAAGCAGGTGTGAAAGCTTTAGCTGAACTGCCTTCTCGCGAAGTTCTGCTTGCCCAAGTCCTACGAGGAATGCAAGCACCCCTCGTTGGCATGGCCAATGTACTTCAAGGACCGATCCGCAAAATGGGTTATGCCTTGGAAGAAGTGCGTAAGCTTAAAGAGGCCCAAGCATAA
- the rplL gene encoding 50S ribosomal protein L7/L12, whose product MSKTAEILEAVKGLTVLELAELVKAFEEEFGVSAAAPVAVAAAPGAAAPAAAEEQTEFDVILMNAGAAKINVIKVVREITGLGLKEAKELVDGAPKPVKEKVGKDDAEAVKAKLTEAGATVEVK is encoded by the coding sequence ATGTCTAAAACTGCTGAAATTCTCGAAGCCGTAAAAGGCTTAACTGTACTCGAGCTTGCTGAGCTCGTCAAAGCTTTCGAAGAAGAATTTGGTGTAAGTGCTGCTGCTCCTGTTGCTGTAGCTGCTGCTCCTGGTGCTGCTGCTCCTGCCGCTGCTGAAGAGCAAACAGAATTCGATGTTATCCTCATGAATGCTGGCGCTGCCAAAATCAACGTCATCAAAGTTGTTCGTGAAATCACCGGTCTTGGCTTGAAAGAAGCTAAAGAACTCGTTGACGGAGCTCCAAAGCCTGTTAAAGAAAAAGTCGGCAAAGACGATGCTGAAGCTGTCAAAGCTAAGCTCACCGAAGCTGGTGCAACTGTCGAAGTTAAATAA
- the rpoB gene encoding DNA-directed RNA polymerase subunit beta codes for MFYPVKVGTRERWSYSRIREVLDMPNLIEIQQNSYQWFLDEGLREMFRDISPIQDFTGNLVLEFIDYSLGEPKYEVEECKERDVTYAAPLRVKVRLINKETGEVKEQEVFMGDFPLMTTKGTFIINGAERVIVSQLVRSPGVYYAESIDPSGKKIYGATVIPNRGAWLEFETDVNDNIFVRVDRTRKLPATVLIRALGYATNGQITELFDDNEHIRITLERDNTESTEEALVEIYKRLRPGEPPTVDSARSLLEALFFDAKRYDLAKVGRYKLNKKLNLDIPKEVHHLTKEDIIASLRRMLNLMAGEGHKDDIDHLGNRRLRSVGELLQNQFRIGLSRMERVVRERMTIQDVDVITPQVLINIRPVVAAIKEFFGSSQLSQFMDQTNPLAELTHKRRLSALGPGGLSRERAGFEVRDVHFSHYGRMCPIETPEGPNIGLIGSLSTYGRINPYGFVEAPYRKVVNSRVTDQIDYLTADEEEKFVVAQANAPLTEDGTFIDDKIDGRHGPDFVLVAPERIDYMDVSPKQMVSIGTALIPFLEHDDANRALMGANMQRQAVPLLRTDAPYVGTGMEYKAAKDSGVCVLATKAGTIERATAEEVIIRHDGGTLEKHKLLKYLRSNQGTCINQRPIVLKGERVEASQIVADGPSTDHGELALGRNVLIAFMTWEGYNYEDAILISEKLVKEDYYTSIHIEEYEADARDTKLGPEEITRDIPNVGEDVLKDLDERGIIRIGAEVRPGDILVGKVTPKGETELTAEERLLRAIFGEKAREVRDTSLRVPHGEAGKIVDVKVFTRENGDELAPGVNELVRVYIAQKRKISVGDKMAGRHGNKGVISRIMKQEDMPFLPDGTPVEIVLNPLGVPSRMNIGQVMETHLGRAAKALGIRVATPVFDGATEADVFETLKKAGLPEDGKSVLYDGRTGEPFDNKITVGYMYFLKLHHLVDDKIHARSTGPYSLVTQQPLGGKAQFGGQRFGEMEVWALEAYGAAYTLQEILTVKSDDVVGRVKTYEAIVKGENIPEPGVPESFKVLIKELQSLCLDVRVLSEDDEEIEIREIEEDVTETAKELGIDLHEELPAPIAHSAREGEAEEFSDEEDEVIEEEAPSFDEDDLE; via the coding sequence ATGTTCTATCCTGTTAAGGTAGGGACGCGGGAACGCTGGAGCTATTCCAGAATTCGAGAAGTTCTCGACATGCCAAATTTAATCGAAATTCAACAAAACTCTTATCAGTGGTTTCTCGATGAGGGCTTAAGAGAGATGTTTCGGGACATTTCTCCCATTCAAGATTTCACGGGAAATCTCGTATTGGAATTTATTGACTATAGCTTAGGAGAGCCCAAATACGAAGTGGAAGAGTGTAAAGAACGCGACGTAACCTATGCTGCACCACTGCGTGTCAAAGTTCGTCTCATTAATAAGGAGACAGGAGAAGTGAAGGAGCAAGAGGTCTTCATGGGAGATTTTCCTTTGATGACCACCAAGGGAACCTTCATCATTAACGGAGCAGAGCGGGTTATCGTTAGCCAGCTGGTTCGTTCTCCCGGAGTTTATTATGCTGAAAGTATTGATCCCAGCGGTAAGAAGATCTATGGTGCCACTGTCATTCCCAACCGCGGGGCTTGGTTAGAATTTGAGACCGACGTCAATGATAATATCTTTGTTCGTGTGGACAGAACCCGTAAACTTCCGGCCACCGTCTTAATTCGGGCCTTGGGCTATGCTACCAATGGTCAGATCACTGAGCTGTTTGATGATAATGAGCATATCCGAATTACTCTAGAAAGGGATAATACGGAATCCACCGAGGAAGCACTAGTTGAGATTTACAAACGTCTGCGTCCGGGCGAACCTCCGACCGTGGATAGTGCGCGCTCTCTCTTAGAAGCTTTATTCTTTGATGCCAAACGTTATGACCTAGCGAAGGTTGGTCGCTATAAATTAAATAAGAAATTAAACCTTGACATTCCCAAAGAGGTCCATCATTTGACTAAGGAAGACATTATCGCTTCCTTGCGTCGCATGCTGAATCTGATGGCTGGGGAAGGTCATAAGGATGATATCGATCATCTCGGCAATCGTCGACTCCGCTCAGTTGGTGAGCTACTCCAGAATCAATTCAGGATTGGCTTATCCCGTATGGAGCGGGTGGTTCGGGAACGGATGACAATTCAAGACGTGGATGTCATCACCCCGCAGGTTCTCATCAACATTCGTCCGGTTGTCGCCGCTATTAAAGAATTCTTCGGCAGCAGCCAGTTGTCCCAGTTTATGGATCAGACCAACCCATTGGCTGAGCTGACCCATAAGCGTCGTCTCAGTGCCTTGGGACCTGGTGGTTTGAGTCGTGAGCGGGCCGGTTTTGAAGTTCGTGACGTTCACTTCTCGCACTATGGACGGATGTGTCCGATTGAGACCCCTGAAGGTCCTAATATCGGCTTGATTGGTTCCTTGAGTACCTATGGTCGGATTAACCCTTATGGATTTGTCGAAGCACCCTATCGCAAGGTGGTCAATAGTCGAGTGACTGATCAGATTGACTATCTGACGGCTGATGAGGAAGAGAAATTCGTTGTGGCACAGGCCAATGCGCCCTTAACAGAGGACGGCACCTTTATTGACGATAAGATTGATGGTCGTCATGGTCCTGACTTCGTCCTAGTGGCACCCGAACGAATTGACTATATGGACGTTTCTCCGAAGCAAATGGTTTCCATCGGGACCGCTTTGATTCCCTTCTTAGAGCATGATGATGCCAACCGTGCCCTGATGGGTGCCAACATGCAGCGGCAGGCGGTACCTCTTTTGCGCACCGATGCTCCTTATGTGGGAACGGGAATGGAGTACAAGGCAGCCAAGGATTCCGGAGTCTGTGTCTTAGCCACCAAGGCAGGTACCATTGAGCGTGCCACTGCCGAGGAGGTCATAATTCGTCACGATGGCGGAACCTTAGAAAAGCATAAATTGTTGAAATACCTGCGCTCCAACCAAGGAACCTGTATCAATCAACGCCCTATCGTTCTAAAGGGTGAGCGGGTAGAGGCTAGCCAAATCGTTGCAGATGGCCCTTCTACGGATCATGGTGAACTGGCTCTCGGTCGCAACGTGCTGATTGCCTTTATGACCTGGGAAGGCTATAACTACGAGGATGCTATCTTGATCAGCGAAAAGCTGGTTAAGGAAGATTATTATACTTCCATTCATATTGAAGAATACGAAGCCGATGCTCGGGATACCAAACTAGGACCTGAGGAAATCACTCGCGATATTCCTAATGTGGGAGAAGATGTTCTGAAAGACTTGGACGAACGAGGTATTATCCGCATTGGTGCGGAGGTTCGCCCTGGGGATATTCTAGTTGGTAAGGTTACACCGAAGGGTGAAACTGAGCTAACTGCCGAAGAGCGCCTCCTGAGAGCCATCTTCGGTGAAAAAGCCCGTGAAGTTCGTGATACTTCCCTCCGGGTACCTCACGGTGAGGCCGGTAAGATCGTCGATGTTAAAGTCTTTACCCGTGAAAACGGAGACGAACTGGCTCCTGGGGTCAATGAATTGGTTCGTGTTTATATCGCTCAAAAACGGAAAATCTCCGTGGGGGATAAAATGGCCGGACGTCACGGAAACAAAGGGGTTATCTCACGCATCATGAAGCAAGAGGATATGCCCTTCCTACCGGACGGTACCCCAGTAGAAATCGTCTTGAACCCGTTGGGTGTTCCCTCCCGGATGAACATCGGGCAGGTTATGGAAACTCACCTTGGTCGGGCGGCTAAAGCTCTCGGAATTCGTGTTGCTACCCCGGTCTTTGACGGAGCTACGGAAGCCGATGTATTTGAGACGTTGAAAAAAGCCGGACTGCCTGAAGACGGTAAATCCGTTCTTTATGACGGTAGGACAGGAGAACCCTTCGACAATAAAATTACTGTCGGATATATGTACTTCTTGAAACTGCACCATTTGGTAGACGATAAGATCCATGCTCGTTCCACAGGACCTTACAGCTTGGTTACGCAGCAGCCTTTGGGCGGTAAAGCTCAATTCGGCGGTCAGCGTTTCGGGGAGATGGAGGTTTGGGCTCTGGAAGCTTATGGGGCGGCCTATACCCTACAAGAAATTCTTACTGTCAAGTCCGATGACGTGGTCGGTCGGGTTAAGACCTATGAGGCCATCGTCAAAGGTGAGAATATCCCTGAACCGGGTGTTCCGGAATCCTTTAAAGTTCTCATTAAAGAATTGCAAAGCTTATGCTTGGATGTTCGTGTTCTCTCCGAAGATGATGAAGAGATTGAAATCCGCGAGATCGAAGAAGATGTCACTGAGACAGCGAAAGAGCTAGGCATCGATCTTCACGAGGAACTACCAGCTCCTATAGCTCATAGTGCTCGTGAAGGAGAAGCGGAGGAGTTCTCTGATGAAGAGGACGAAGTGATCGAAGAGGAAGCTCCTAGCTTTGATGAGGACGACTTGGAATAG
- the rpoC gene encoding DNA-directed RNA polymerase subunit beta', producing MLDVNNFDRMRIGLASPEMIEEWSHGEVKKPETINYRTLKPEREGLFCEKIFGPTRDWECHCGKYKRVRYKGIICDRCGVEVTRSKVRRERMGHIKLAAPVSHIWYFKGIPSRMGLLLDMSPRSLEKVLYFVSYIVTDAGNTSLMKKQLLTETEYREYRDKYGDDFKAGMGAEAIKSLLVEMDLDKLNEELRTELKEVSGQRKIRAIRRLEVVEAFKESGNHPSWMIMDVVPVIPPELRPMVQLDGGRFATSDLNDLYRRVINRNNRLKRLLDLGAPDIIVRNEKRMLQEAVDALIDNGRRGRPVTGPGNRPLKSLSDMLKGKQGRFRQNLLGKRVDYSGRSVIVVGPNLRLHQCGLPKEMALELFKPFVMKKLVKEGHAHNIKSAKRMVERVRSEVWDVLEEVITEHPVLLNRAPTLHRLGIQAFEPVLVEGRALQIHPLVCTAYNADFDGDQMAVHVPLSAEAQAEARLLMLSAHNILNPKDGRPVASPTQDMVLGSYYLTMERPGALGEGKIFKDRDEGVLAYEMKEVNLQAQIKVRQPNGELLETTIGRLIFNSVIPPEVGYINEVAGKKTLNNIVAKCYRVGGYKATADLLDGIKSLGFKYSTRAGMTVGLADITVPDEKRQILADADGLVNKTEQQFRRGLITDEERYEKVIEIWTKATDTVTKALMNTLDKFNPVYMMATSGARGNIQQLRQLAGMRGLMADPSGRTIELPIKANFREGLTVLEYFISSHGARKGLADTALRTADSGYLTRRLVDVSQDVIVRDEDCGTTVGIMVDDVKDGPEVIEKLEERLVGRFLLEDMKHPETGEILATADEEITEEQAHEIAEVYDKVIIRSVLTCKTRYGVCRKCYGRNLATGHHVEMGEAVGIIAAQSIGEPGTQLTMRTFHTGGVAGDDITQGLPRVEELFEARKPKGQAIISENAGAVTIREVKGRREVEVVSDNEERMSYTIPYGSRLKVREGDRIEAGDELTEGSINPHDMLKVKGIRGVQVYLLGEVQRVYRLQGVDINDKHIEVMVRQMLRKVKVEEAGDTTLLPGGLIDVFDFEEQNTKVIEAGGEPAVARPVLLGITKASLATDSFLSAASFQETTRVLTEAAIKGKVDPLLGLKENVIIGKLIPAGTGMSRYRNVKVLDMDEKETENLDTVNT from the coding sequence GTGCTAGACGTCAACAACTTTGACCGGATGCGTATTGGTCTTGCTTCGCCGGAGATGATCGAAGAGTGGTCTCATGGTGAAGTTAAGAAACCTGAAACAATCAATTATCGAACCCTAAAACCGGAACGTGAAGGGCTTTTTTGTGAAAAAATCTTTGGGCCAACCCGTGACTGGGAGTGCCATTGTGGAAAATACAAACGAGTTCGCTATAAAGGAATTATCTGTGACCGCTGTGGGGTAGAAGTCACCCGTTCCAAGGTACGGAGAGAACGGATGGGCCACATTAAATTAGCAGCTCCCGTCTCCCATATCTGGTACTTCAAAGGTATCCCCAGCCGGATGGGACTTCTCTTAGATATGTCTCCTCGATCGCTGGAGAAAGTTCTCTACTTTGTTTCCTATATCGTTACAGATGCGGGTAACACTTCCCTAATGAAAAAGCAACTCCTCACGGAGACCGAATATCGGGAGTACCGTGACAAATACGGCGATGACTTCAAAGCGGGTATGGGGGCAGAGGCCATTAAATCCCTTCTTGTCGAGATGGACTTGGATAAGCTCAATGAGGAATTGAGAACCGAACTGAAGGAAGTATCCGGCCAACGGAAAATTCGTGCCATTCGTCGTTTAGAAGTGGTGGAAGCCTTCAAGGAATCAGGTAATCATCCCAGCTGGATGATTATGGATGTTGTCCCGGTCATTCCCCCAGAGCTCCGTCCGATGGTTCAGCTTGATGGTGGACGTTTTGCCACCTCTGATCTCAATGACCTCTATCGTCGGGTCATCAACCGGAATAATCGCCTTAAGCGTCTTCTGGATCTAGGAGCACCGGATATCATTGTTCGCAATGAAAAACGGATGCTACAAGAAGCCGTAGATGCGTTGATTGATAATGGTCGTCGGGGTCGCCCTGTGACCGGACCGGGAAATCGCCCTTTAAAGTCTTTAAGCGATATGCTGAAAGGAAAGCAAGGACGCTTTCGCCAGAACCTCTTAGGAAAACGGGTTGACTACTCAGGCCGTTCGGTTATCGTAGTAGGACCAAATTTGCGACTTCATCAATGTGGTCTTCCAAAGGAAATGGCCTTGGAGCTTTTCAAGCCCTTTGTTATGAAGAAGCTGGTTAAAGAAGGTCATGCTCACAATATCAAGAGCGCGAAACGCATGGTGGAACGGGTACGCTCTGAGGTTTGGGATGTCTTGGAAGAAGTCATCACAGAACATCCTGTTCTTCTCAACCGGGCTCCGACTCTTCACCGTTTAGGTATTCAGGCCTTCGAACCCGTACTTGTGGAAGGACGTGCCTTGCAGATTCACCCTCTTGTTTGTACCGCCTACAACGCGGACTTCGATGGTGACCAAATGGCTGTACACGTTCCCCTATCTGCTGAAGCTCAAGCAGAAGCGCGACTCTTAATGCTTTCTGCTCACAATATCTTGAATCCCAAAGATGGTCGTCCCGTTGCTTCGCCTACTCAGGATATGGTCTTAGGTTCTTACTACTTGACCATGGAACGTCCGGGAGCTCTTGGCGAAGGAAAGATCTTCAAGGATCGGGATGAAGGGGTGCTGGCTTATGAAATGAAAGAAGTCAATCTGCAGGCGCAGATAAAGGTTCGCCAGCCCAATGGAGAACTCCTGGAAACTACCATTGGTCGCTTGATCTTTAACTCGGTTATTCCCCCTGAAGTAGGCTACATCAATGAAGTAGCTGGGAAAAAGACTTTGAACAACATCGTTGCCAAATGCTACCGTGTCGGCGGCTATAAGGCAACGGCTGATTTGCTCGATGGTATTAAAAGCTTAGGCTTTAAATACTCCACGCGGGCCGGAATGACCGTTGGTCTTGCCGATATTACCGTGCCCGATGAGAAGAGACAGATTCTGGCGGATGCGGATGGCCTTGTCAATAAGACAGAGCAGCAATTCCGTCGTGGTCTGATTACGGATGAAGAACGCTACGAAAAGGTTATTGAGATTTGGACGAAAGCGACCGACACCGTAACGAAGGCCCTGATGAACACTCTGGATAAGTTTAATCCAGTCTATATGATGGCAACCTCTGGTGCTCGGGGTAATATCCAACAGCTCCGCCAGTTGGCCGGTATGCGGGGACTTATGGCTGATCCTTCCGGCCGGACCATTGAGTTGCCGATTAAAGCTAACTTCCGTGAAGGCTTGACAGTTTTGGAGTACTTCATCTCCTCCCACGGAGCTCGGAAAGGTTTGGCTGATACCGCACTACGGACCGCTGACTCAGGTTATCTAACCCGTCGTCTCGTCGACGTATCTCAAGATGTAATCGTTCGGGATGAAGACTGTGGCACCACCGTAGGTATTATGGTGGATGATGTCAAAGACGGCCCAGAGGTCATCGAAAAGCTGGAAGAACGCTTAGTGGGCCGCTTCTTACTAGAAGATATGAAGCATCCTGAGACAGGAGAAATCTTGGCCACGGCTGACGAAGAGATTACTGAAGAACAAGCTCATGAGATTGCCGAAGTTTACGATAAAGTCATCATTCGCTCTGTGCTCACCTGTAAGACACGTTATGGTGTCTGTCGCAAGTGTTATGGACGTAACCTGGCAACCGGTCATCACGTGGAGATGGGAGAAGCCGTTGGTATTATCGCTGCTCAATCCATCGGTGAGCCGGGGACACAGTTGACTATGCGTACCTTCCATACCGGTGGTGTGGCAGGGGATGATATTACTCAAGGTTTGCCGCGTGTTGAGGAACTCTTCGAAGCTCGTAAACCCAAAGGTCAAGCTATTATCTCTGAAAATGCAGGGGCAGTGACCATTCGCGAGGTCAAAGGACGTCGTGAAGTGGAAGTTGTGAGCGACAATGAAGAGCGCATGTCTTACACTATTCCCTATGGCTCCCGGTTAAAAGTTCGCGAAGGCGATCGTATCGAAGCTGGGGATGAGCTGACTGAAGGAAGTATCAATCCTCATGATATGCTTAAGGTTAAAGGAATTCGTGGGGTTCAAGTCTATCTCTTAGGAGAAGTTCAACGCGTTTACCGCCTCCAAGGGGTGGATATTAACGATAAACACATCGAGGTCATGGTTAGACAAATGCTCCGCAAGGTTAAAGTGGAGGAAGCTGGGGATACTACTCTCTTACCCGGCGGTCTCATTGATGTCTTTGACTTTGAGGAACAAAATACCAAGGTGATCGAAGCTGGCGGAGAACCAGCCGTAGCACGTCCGGTACTTCTCGGAATCACCAAAGCCTCCTTGGCTACCGATTCCTTCCTCTCTGCAGCATCCTTCCAGGAGACGACCCGTGTGCTTACAGAAGCAGCTATTAAAGGAAAAGTGGATCCGCTTCTGGGGCTCAAAGAAAATGTCATTATCGGCAAGCTCATTCCAGCGGGTACAGGTATGTCTCGTTATCGTAATGTAAAAGTTTTGGATATGGATGAGAAAGAGACTGAAAATCTTGACACTGTGAACACCTAA
- a CDS encoding ribosomal L7Ae/L30e/S12e/Gadd45 family protein — protein MLDEALKNSNRRTVGVKQTQRALEKGSALRVYVAKDAEGHVVRPILDQCRNHGIDVQDVQTMVDLGKACGIEVGAAVAALLTE, from the coding sequence ATGCTTGATGAAGCCTTAAAAAATTCCAATCGAAGAACCGTTGGAGTCAAGCAAACTCAACGGGCTCTGGAAAAAGGGAGTGCACTCCGCGTTTATGTGGCTAAGGATGCCGAGGGCCATGTGGTTCGTCCCATCCTCGACCAATGTCGAAATCATGGAATTGACGTACAAGATGTCCAGACTATGGTTGACTTAGGTAAGGCCTGCGGGATTGAAGTAGGTGCCGCAGTAGCAGCACTACTGACCGAATAG
- the rpsL gene encoding 30S ribosomal protein S12, whose translation MPTINQLIRHGRSKLAKKSTAPAMQWGYNSLQRKQFASGGSPQKRGVCTRVYTTTPKKPNSALRKVARVRLTNAIEVSSYIPGIGHNLQEHSVVLVRGGRVKDLPGVRYHIVRGALDTQGVQKRMQARSKYGAKRPKKGK comes from the coding sequence ATGCCGACGATTAATCAATTGATTCGTCATGGTCGTTCCAAGTTAGCGAAGAAATCAACAGCTCCTGCTATGCAATGGGGCTATAACTCTTTACAACGCAAGCAATTCGCATCTGGAGGATCTCCACAAAAACGTGGGGTTTGTACTAGGGTTTACACCACAACTCCGAAGAAGCCGAACTCTGCTCTTCGTAAAGTTGCCCGTGTACGTTTAACCAATGCGATTGAAGTGTCTTCATACATCCCAGGCATTGGACACAACCTGCAAGAGCATAGTGTTGTCCTTGTTCGTGGTGGTCGTGTGAAAGACCTTCCGGGTGTTCGTTACCATATCGTTCGTGGAGCTCTTGATACACAAGGTGTTCAAAAACGGATGCAAGCTCGTTCGAAGTACGGTGCTAAACGTCCTAAAAAAGGGAAGTAA
- the rpsG gene encoding 30S ribosomal protein S7 codes for MPRKGYIAKREILPDPIYKNRTLTKFVNQIMLDGKKGTAESICYNAFDIIQEKTGKDPIEVFETALKNVMPVLEVKARRVGGANYQVPIEVRTDRRQTLGLRWLVAYARKRSEKTMEEKVAGELMDAANNTGGSIKKKEDTHKMAEANKAFAHFRW; via the coding sequence TTGCCACGTAAAGGATATATTGCTAAGCGTGAGATTCTGCCTGATCCGATTTATAAGAACCGGACACTGACCAAATTTGTTAACCAAATTATGTTGGATGGCAAAAAAGGTACTGCAGAGTCCATTTGCTATAATGCATTCGATATTATTCAAGAGAAGACCGGTAAAGATCCTATTGAAGTGTTCGAAACCGCTCTCAAGAATGTAATGCCGGTACTAGAGGTAAAAGCACGCCGAGTGGGTGGAGCTAACTACCAGGTGCCCATCGAAGTTCGCACTGATCGTCGTCAAACCTTAGGACTACGCTGGCTTGTGGCTTATGCCCGCAAACGCAGTGAAAAGACTATGGAAGAGAAGGTTGCCGGTGAACTGATGGATGCTGCTAATAATACTGGCGGTTCTATTAAGAAAAAAGAAGACACTCATAAGATGGCCGAAGCCAATAAGGCTTTTGCGCATTTCCGTTGGTAG